From a single Aspergillus puulaauensis MK2 DNA, chromosome 2, nearly complete sequence genomic region:
- a CDS encoding uncharacterized protein (COG:S;~EggNog:ENOG410PKPP;~InterPro:IPR011009,IPR002575), with protein MNKAEGKQWLSVSFSHYGSLYYTGDVQKPTGNHFVKDGEVVRDSEFAIGPATGRDWYDAGRSNLDVKKGPWASLIQYMQAIGTREVKAIQSLEPPKSTALFCGPKLYQPSSEKKITALAWYRQVVGALIPTDTAITRPCLWHNDLHDDNIFVDLKHPKNITGIIDWQSCHISPLFNHNPDPAFLDWDSLEPETLDLAPRPTLTGLSPQARSAAVHEYTMQNVFIRWRKLMHAKNPDLYRVAEFRRTAAYGLIFLARRMFEYGEAHFQSLLVDLEHTWTDLPAIITSDTAFPFDFSEADLRHIKMDSDGAVAGTELVAEIKQRMGDLWPDKGFIEHERYDDCRAALREVKDLVLEQLAETDEEKAEYERY; from the exons ATGAATAAAGCTGAAGGT AAGCAATGGCTGAGTGTTTCTTTCTCGCATTACGGTAGCTTGTATTACACGGGAGACGTGCAGAAACCAACAGGCAACCACTTCGTCAAGGATGGCGAGGTTGTGAGAGATTCAGAGTTTGCCATTGGCCCTGCTACGGGCCGGGATTGGTATGATGCAGGTCGATCAAATTTAGACGTTAAGAAGGGCCCAT GGGCTTCTCTAATACAGTATATGCAAGCAATCGGAACACGAGAGGTAAAGGCAATCCAGTCTCTAGAACCTCCGAAATCGACTGCCTTGTTCTGTGGCCCAAAGCTGTACCAACCAAGCTCGGAGAAGAAAATCACTGCTTTAGCATGGTACCGACAAGTCGTCGGTGCACTTATCCCAACAGATACCGCCATAACAAGACCCTGCCTCTGGCATAATGATTTACATGATGACAACATCTTCGTAGACCTAAAACATCCTAAAAACATCACGGGCATCATCGACTGGCAGTCCTGTCACATCTCACCCCTCTTTAACCACAACCCCGATCCAGCCTTCCTTGACTGGGATAGCCTTGAGCCCGAGACGCTCGATCTAGCACCACGGCCGACACTAACCGGGCTTTCGCCTCAAGCGCGGTCCGCAGCTGTACACGAGTACACCATGCAAAACGTATTTATTAGATGGCGCAAACTCATGCACGCCAAAAACCCAGACCTATACAGGGTAGCCGAATTccgaagaacagcagcctACGGGTTAATATTCCTTGCGCGCCGAATGTTCGAATACGGCGAGGCGCACTTCCAATCGCTTCTGGTTGATCTGGAACACACATGGACGGACTTGCCTGCCATTATTACCAGCGACACCGCATTCCCGTTCGACTTTTCGGAGGCAGATCTCCGGCATATCAAAATGGATAGCGATGGTGCAGTAGCAGGAACCGAGCTTGTTGCGGAGATCAAGCAGAGAATGGGCGATTTGTGGCCCGACAAGGGCTTCATCGAGCATGAGCGATACGATGATTGCAGAGCTGCCCTCCGCGAAGTCAAAGACCTGGTATTGGAGCAATTGGCTGAAACGGACGAGGAAAAGGCTGAGTACGAGCGCTATTGA